CTTCACCTAATATATCTTTAACAACCTTTACCATACTGCTTGCTGTACTATCACCATGCATAGCTACAATAACACTTATATTATGATTAATTATTGTATTTTCTTCTGCTAAATCTTTAGCTAAAAATAAAGTAATATACGCGGCATCCTCTATAGATAAAAATATATTAAATTCATTTTCTATTATATTAACTATTTTTAAAGCTACTTTAAATTGCTCTTTATTCTGCTGTCTTACTTCATTTATATCCAGCTTATTAGGATTATTTTTAAACAAATTATTATCAATAATGTAATTTATATAAATTGCCATATGATAAAACTTTTTTTCGCTTAGTACTACTGATAGTTCATTTTGTATTACATCTTTTATATTCTGACAAAGCTCAAAAAATTTTGTATTCATAAATAATTTTTCTATAAGAGCATTATCTACTATACCTTCTCTAAAAAGTGATAATTGTACTTTACTTTCATCATCACTTTCTTCTTTTTTTACTTCTTTAAATCCAAGATTTTCTTCTTTTCCTGATGGATAAAATATATAATAATCTATATCCTTTGGAATTAAAATCTCTACCTCATATGCTTTACCTCTATAGTTGCTTTTTATCCTGCCTAATGAGCTACTAAAATAATTTGAATTCAACTCTAAAACTTCACTAAAATTCTTTATGCAATTAAGATATGCATTTGCTACAGCTAATCTAATATCACTTTGCAATTGACCTACATTATTTTTGCATTCATAAAGCAATAATGACTTCATAATTTGTCTGTGTGCCTTAATAGGCTTATTTACCCTTAAAGCCTCTTTTTTTAAAAAGTACTTAACAAGCTCAATCCTCTCAACTAAGCTTCTCTCTCTTAGTGGTGGAATTTCAATAACCATAGGAATTCTTCTATTAAATGTATCTAACATAGTGGATTCAGGATTTTCAGTGGTTGCTGCTATTATTAATACCTCTGAACTTATTTCCTTAGAAGACTGTCCCATTCTTTTAAAAACACTCTTATCTATAAATGTAAACAACATTTCCTGACCTTCTGGTGGTAGTCTATGTACTTCATCTAAAAATAAAATTCCTTTATCTGCAACTTCTAAAAGTCCTTTTTTAGAATTCTGCGCCCCGGTATATGCTCCTTTTTCTACTCCAAAAATGTGGGCCATTAAAAGCTGAGGATTATTAGCATAATCAGCACAATTAAATGTAACAAATGGAGCACCTTCATCTCTAACTCCAGCTTCTATCGAAAAATCATACATATACTTTGCCAGCATACTCTTTCCAACACCAGTTTCACCATAAATAATGGAGTGTAGTCCATATGGAGGATATAAAATTGCGGCCTTAGCCTTTTCTACTACCTTTTCTAAACTATGCCTCTTACCAATAAGAGTAGAAAAGCAACTCTCACTATAGCTCTGTTTCTCTCTGTTTATTTTTTCAATTGGAATGAAATATACTGGTCTGGATTTAATTTTTTCAACTAATGCATCTTTACACAATTGATTTAAATAATTACTTACATTAGCCCTGCTAATTTTAAGTTTGCTTGCAATATCTTCAGCAGTTATTCCTTTATTAGAACCTTTATACAACTGTTTTAAAATATTATATACTTTTTCTTTATTCCTCATTTGCTCCACACCTTTTAGTAAAATATTTAAGTATAGCTGAATTAAACTAAAAGCACTACCAAAATATATTAAAAATTTCGATAGTGCCTATTTTATTAGTATATTTATCAGCATTTATTATGCCAATATTTGATTATATTATCCGCTATTACATATTACTATCATTCACATTATTTAACCATTTTTTAACTGGCCCTATAACACTTTGGATGCATCCATCTTCAAATGGATTCTTTAGGTTTGCAAGTTCTACAAGTTCTAAGAACGACTTACTTCCGCCAGCTTTACATAATGTTAAATAATCTTCCCAAGCCTTTTCTCTATTTTCATTAGCCTTAACCCAGAATTGTAGAGCACAAACTTGAGCTAATGTATAATCTATATAATAGAAAGGTGATTGGAATATATGACTTTGTCTAAACCAGAATCCTCCTCTATTTAAGAAATCACTATCTTCATAATCTTTACTTGGCAAGTATTTTTTCTCAATTTCTCTCCAAGCTTTCTTTCTCTCCCCTGGAGTAGCTTCTGGGTTTTCGTATACAAAGTGTTGGAATTCATCTACAGTAACCCCATAAGGTATAAATGTTAAAGCACTTCCTAAATGAGAGAATTTATATTTTAACTCATCTTCCTTAAAGAATAATTTCATCCAAGGCCAAGTGAAAAACTCCATGCTCATAGAATGTATTTCTGCTGCTTCATAAGTTGGAAATGCATATTCTGGTACCTTAAAGTTTCTACTTGAATATGCTTGAAATGCATGTCCTGCCTCGTGAGTAAGTACATCTACATCTCCAGAAGTTCCATTAAAGTTAGAAAATATAAATGGTGATTTAAATTTACCTATGAAAGTGCAATATCCTCCACCAGCTTTTCCCTTCTTGCTAACTAAATCCATAAGCTCGTGTTCTACCATAAATGTAAAGAACTCATTAGTTTCATCTGACAATTCTTTGTACATTTGCTTTCCATTATTTAATATCCAATCAGGATCTCCCTTCGGTACTGCATTACCTGTTAAGAATTTTAATGGTTCATCATAATATTTAAGCTCTTTAAATCCTAATCTTTTAGCTTGTCTTTCCTTCAATTCTTCTGCCACAGGAACTATATAATCTAATACTTGTTTTCTATAATTAG
The DNA window shown above is from Haloimpatiens massiliensis and carries:
- a CDS encoding sigma-54-dependent transcriptional regulator — protein: MRNKEKVYNILKQLYKGSNKGITAEDIASKLKISRANVSNYLNQLCKDALVEKIKSRPVYFIPIEKINREKQSYSESCFSTLIGKRHSLEKVVEKAKAAILYPPYGLHSIIYGETGVGKSMLAKYMYDFSIEAGVRDEGAPFVTFNCADYANNPQLLMAHIFGVEKGAYTGAQNSKKGLLEVADKGILFLDEVHRLPPEGQEMLFTFIDKSVFKRMGQSSKEISSEVLIIAATTENPESTMLDTFNRRIPMVIEIPPLRERSLVERIELVKYFLKKEALRVNKPIKAHRQIMKSLLLYECKNNVGQLQSDIRLAVANAYLNCIKNFSEVLELNSNYFSSSLGRIKSNYRGKAYEVEILIPKDIDYYIFYPSGKEENLGFKEVKKEESDDESKVQLSLFREGIVDNALIEKLFMNTKFFELCQNIKDVIQNELSVVLSEKKFYHMAIYINYIIDNNLFKNNPNKLDINEVRQQNKEQFKVALKIVNIIENEFNIFLSIEDAAYITLFLAKDLAEENTIINHNISVIVAMHGDSTASSMVKVVKDILGEGNIYSFDMNLNKSYKQIIEEFKKTIKTINAKDGMLLLTDMGSLNSFDSIVKEELGIEVRSIPMVTTLIVLEAMQKLNVGFSLAEVYNSIIEIMKNGAIRRISKERKENIIIIGYNISEGLDKESKRIIKENLATCIEDIDIVLIPHENEQNFCKAVNKIIEEKNVIVIIDEYSLNIDGVEYFKTNELKSAKGIDKLKNIIKISMGYNDICEGLKSSLNYTNYSKVLDDVKETIDNLLYVFGIKKQYDMVVGLAMHISFMIDSLVGNTRISEKFSAEKLKKNKEKLYIIKKEMNKLEKKYKIQIDENECYGILCILSDVI
- a CDS encoding M3 family oligoendopeptidase, giving the protein MLKFKDYQYVRPDMKKVEKDFTKLISSFREAASLEEQDKIMEEINSLRSDVESMAELVGIRNSINTVDEFYEKEKEFMDENMPEYEGLISKYYETLVNSKFRKELEGKWGKQLFTLAEMQLKSFDLKIIEYLKEENKLTTEYDKLKASAKIMFEGEERNLSQLEPFIQSKDREMRKRAYEASTNFYVENESKFDEIYDKLVKVRDRMAKKLGYNNFVELAYIRMMRSDYNAEMVANYRKQVLDYIVPVAEELKERQAKRLGFKELKYYDEPLKFLTGNAVPKGDPDWILNNGKQMYKELSDETNEFFTFMVEHELMDLVSKKGKAGGGYCTFIGKFKSPFIFSNFNGTSGDVDVLTHEAGHAFQAYSSRNFKVPEYAFPTYEAAEIHSMSMEFFTWPWMKLFFKEDELKYKFSHLGSALTFIPYGVTVDEFQHFVYENPEATPGERKKAWREIEKKYLPSKDYEDSDFLNRGGFWFRQSHIFQSPFYYIDYTLAQVCALQFWVKANENREKAWEDYLTLCKAGGSKSFLELVELANLKNPFEDGCIQSVIGPVKKWLNNVNDSNM